The genomic interval CATCGCCACCGGCAGCCGTGCGGGACCGAACCGCTCGGCGAGCTCCTCCGGAGTGCCCTTGACCCAGCCGTAGTACACCTCCATGAGCAGGTCCGGGCGGGCGAGTTCGCCGCGCAGCCGTTCGTACAGGTCGTACGCGCCCGCCGTCGCCGGGTCGCCGACGGGGCGGTCCGTCCACGCCCAGACCAGGGCGCTCGCGATCAGCCTGCACGGGAGGCCGACCTGTGTCCCGTAGCGCGGGGCGGGCCCGGCCGGAGGGATCGGCCTGACCTCGACTCCCGCACCGTACGCACTGGCCGCCAGCTCCCAGCCGACGGCGGGCACGGCCGTGTCCCGGGCCGCTGCGTAGCCGCCCGCGAGGCGGCGGGCCCACACCTCGGAGAGCCCGAGGTCCGCTTCGAGGGTGTCGGCGGCCTCGTCGTGCACGGCGGGCTCGGCCCCGATGCGCTCGCACCAGACCGCGGCCATCCGCTCGACGGCCGCCTCGACGCCGCCCGGCCCCCACAGGTCGGTGGGGTCGTCGGGCAGGGCGGCGGCCAGGAGCGCACGACGGCCGCCCTGACCGAGGCGCTTGCGCAGGCTTCCGTACGATTCGACCGTCAGCGGGGTCGCCTTGTAGGGGGCCTTGCGGATCAGAGCGCTCTCCTCGTCCTCGTTGGCGCTGCCGACGAGCCCTCCCACCACCAGGCGGGCCAACGCCTCGCGCACTCCGGTGAGTTCGGCGAAGCGCGCGGCTGCCGACTCGGGCAGCGGAACCGGTCCCAGGGTGTCGACCGCCGCCACGAGTGCCCGCAGCCGGGTGGCGTCGTCCCGGTCGATCCGGACGAGACGGGCCTCGGGCAGGGGTGCGTCCGGCAGGGGCTCGGGGGCGGCCTCGGGTGCGGTGGCCAGCTCCGTCGCGGGGGTAGCAGCCTCCGTCGCGGGGTCAGCGGCCCCCTTCGCGGGGTCGGCCGCCGTCACGAACCAGCGCTGCTTTCCTCCGCCGCGCCTCCCCGCCGACGCCACCGCCGCGCCTGCCTCGCGCAGCCCGGCCAGTGCCGCCGGGTCGTCCGTGCTCCCCGCCCACCAGCGGCTGCCTTCTTGGGCGAACGGCTGGTCGGCCCAGGTGTCCAGCAGGGCGAGCAGTGCGGCCCTGGCTTCGGGCGGGGTCGGGGCGACCGCCGCGCGCCAGGCCACCGCGTCGATCGCACCCAGGAGCTGTGACCAGTCGTGTGGCGGTGCGGGGGGCGAGAGGCGGCGCACCTCCTCCCCGATCGTCCCGGCCAGGCAGGCTCCGTCGGAGGCCAGGGCCGCGAGGGTCGCGGGCTGGGCCGCGTCCGCTGCCGGGCGTCGTACGGCGCGGGAGCCGTCCGTGAGGAGTCCGTGGAGGGCCGGGATCAGGTCGACGTCGAGCGCCGAGCGGCGCGGAGCCGCGGGCGGGGCCTCGCCGAGGAGGGTGACGCGGTGGTGCAGGGCAAGCCGCCGCTTCTCCACCTGCGCCGCCCGCCGGGTCACGGCCGCGACCGCCTCGATGAGGAACGGGTCGGTGAGGGCGGGCAGTTCCCGGGTCACGGCGGTGTACAGCGCAGCCGAGGCCGGTCCCGAGGCCGATTCGAGATCGGTGAGGGCGGCTGCGAGCAGGGCGTCCGCCGTGTGCCGGGCGACGGTGCGCAGGGCGCGGGAGGCGGCCGGGTCGCGGGTGCGCAGCAGGTACCAGAAGGCGGGTGGAAGGGCGACGCCGCCCGAGGCGGTGGCCCGGCGGTCGGTGTGGGTGGGGCGGGAGTGCTGGGGTGCGGTGTGGCCGTCCTGTTCCCAGAGGAGGGCGCCGTCGGCCGCGTAGGCGCGTACTCCCGTGCGGGTCTGGGCCTCGGCCAGGACGACGTCCTCGACCGCGCCCTCCGGTGCGGCCCACAGGCCCCAGGGTTCCTGGCCCTGCCGGTCGATGTCGAAGCGGGCGGTGCGCCCGTCGATGCTCTCCACGAGGTAGTGGTCGGGGGCGTGGTCGCGATGCCGGGTGCGGAAGAGGACGCGGGTGCCGACGAGGCCGTCCTTGCTGCCGAGGGAGGAGCCGGTCAGGCCCTCGGGCAGCGGGGCGAGCTGGAGGGCTTCGGAGTCCAGGGACAGGTGCGCCTCGGTGTCGGGGCTCGGGGCGCGGCCGGGGAAGTCCGGCAACGGGCGGACGCCCTGCCGCTCCCCCGTGACCCGGTGGACCGTCTCCCAGGGCTTGCGGCCGTAGACGGTGTTGGTCCAGAGGTGTGCGCCGTCGCCGAGCTGAAGCTCCTCGCGGTCGATGCCGGTCGTCTCGCCGGGGCGCAGTACGCGCAGGCCGCCGTGCCGCCCTCCCCCGTCGGCGGTCTCGAACTGGAACCCGTACGCCCCGTCCAGGCTGCCGTCGAACGGGACGAGCCCGGACAACTCGTCCGGTGTGAACGGCTCGTCGGGACGGTCGGCCCACACGGCGGTGTCGCAGTAGTAGGGGCTCGGCTGGAGGGTCCAGCTGACCAGGAAGGACCCGCCGACGTAGTGGACGGCGTACATGGTCGCCCCGTCCGGGACGGTGAAGCGGCACGAGCCGCGCTCCCCGTCGGGTGCGACGGCGATGGCCAGGTCGCGCCCGAAGACGGTCAGCACCGGCCAGGTGGAGGTCACCCCTGCCACCCCCGGCAGCGGCCCGTTCCCTTCTTCACCATCGGCCGCGAGCCGCTCGTAGGCCGACTCCAGGGCGGGCCAGGCCAGTTCCTCGGGCAGCCCGGCGGCGAGGGAGCGCCGCAGGGCACCCGCCGCGCCCGCCGCTTCGAGGGCGTCCGCGACGCCGTCGAGGGCGGACACCGTGGGCCGGTCCAGTACGGTCTCCAGCTCCGCCACCGCCTCCTCGGCCCCGGCCATGCCACCGCCCCCGACGGCGTCGACGAGCCTGCCCGCCCGGGCGGCCACGCCTTGGGCGATGCCCGCGTTGCCGGGCAGCAGGGTGACGGCCGAGCCGGGGCGACGGCCGCGCGCCGCATGCCGGCTGGGCAGCAGGTTCGCGTGCACGGTCCCCTCCAGCAGGGGGCCGAAGACCGGGTCGGCGGCGACGGCGGCCAGGTCGCGCCGGGACTGCTCGCCCCAGAAACGCATCCGGACCTCGCGGCCGGGGTCGACGACCGGGACCCCGGCCGCGAGGCAGGCGTCCAGCACGTCCGAGTCGAGCCCCTGGTAGTGGAAGCGGGTGAAGTGCACGGCCACCGGCTTCTGCGAGGCCCGCAGCCGGGGCCCCAACCGGCCGATCAGGTAGAGGAATTCCTCCGGCACCTGCTGCCTGCCGACCCCGCCGCCCGGCTGCTTCGCGTATTGGTACATCCGCGTGAAGTGCCCGACCCAGTGGGCCAATCCGCCCTCCGGGGTGAGCCTTCCGGCCTCCATCGCGGCGGTCGCACCGCAGCCGATGAGCAGCCGGAGCCAGGCGCCGCCGTCGACGGCTCCGTCGGGGAAGACCTCCAGCAGGGCGGCGGCGACCTCGTCCGTCGGCGGGTGGGCGGTCAGGAGCGGGGCGGCGGCGGCCAGCAGCGCGTCCGGCACGGACTTCTCGCGCGTGACGGCCAGGATCGCGCCGATCGTCCGGGCGACGTCCGCGTCCGGGGCGCCTGCCGTCTTCGCGGAGGCCCGCAGTCGGCGCACCAGGTCCGCGGGGAGGTCCGCCTTCGAGTGCGCCCACGCGATGAGGAACTCCTCCAGCGCCGTGTGCGCCTCGGCGGGCTCCAGCGTCTCGGCGAGGAAACGCTGATGGGCCGCCAGTTCCTTGGCGGGCATGGCGCCGTACTTGGCGAACAGCAGCGCGTTGGCCCTGCGGTAGGCGGGGTCGACGGGCAGTCGGTGGTCCACCTCGGCGGTGCGGGCCGCCACATAGGCCCGCCCGCCGGGGCGGCTGCCGTACCCCAGCAGCCGGTGGCCGACCGTGTCCCAGAACCACGGCAGGTGCGTCGGGGGCAGCCGCCGTGCTCGTCTCGCCATGTCGTCCACGAACCGGCCGGGCTTCTGCCAGGAGCGCCCCAGCTCCGTGCGCATCTCGTCGACCAGGTCGCGTGCGATCCCGGCGGCGGCCGGATCGTGGGCGGCGGCCCAGTCGGCGTGCACGGTCGAGGTGTGCGCCTGACCGGGGAGAGGCAGCAGCCCATCCAGCGACGCCTGCGATGCGAGCTGTTCGTTCATGCTCCGGATCGTCGCACGCACCACTGACAACGCTGCTGCGGGGGACGATCGTCCGAGGTCAGCGGCCTACTCCCGGCATTCACCACCAATACGCGGGATAACGGTGGTTGACCTTGTCCACTTGGGCGAGGCCAGGGCCCGGCAACGTATCCCTGAGATCAGGGACGTCCAGACGGTCAACGCGGCCGCGCGGCTGGCGGCCCGTTGGGAAGAGCTGGACGCGGGGTCCGGATTCGCCGTCGTCCCGCGCTGGCCGGAGCCCGATCCGCTGCTGGTGGCGCTGGGCGAGGTCGCGGCGCAGGGGATCCGGCTGTTCACGGGGGAGGACTGGGAGAAGGTGCGGGCCTGCCCGGCGCCGGGCTGCGTCCTGTACTTCGTGAAGAGTCCGGTACGCCGTGAATGGTGCACGACGGCATGCGGAAACCGGGTGCGAGTGGCCCGGCACAGCAGGCGGGCGCGGAGTCGCGAGTGTGGCGGAGACGACGCCTAGTACGACAGTCGGCTGCCCCGGGGCCGATCAGGCGGACCTCGCCCCGCCCTCACGCTCGTACCGTCGAAAGACCTCCAGCCCGTCGGAGACGAACGGCCACTCCCTCATCACCTCACGGAGCGTGCCCTCCGTCAGCCAGTCGTACCAGTCGACCTCACCGGGGTCGGGAGACACCCGCCCCTCGACGACGGCCTCGTGCACGGCGAGCCAGTACGGGCTGATCTCACCCCGGCACAGGAATGTGAAGAGGGGCCGGACCGGGACCCGTACCCCCAGCTCCTCCTCCACCTCCCGCTCGGCGGCGGCCCGATAGCTCTCGCCCGCGTCGACGGCTCCGCCGATGAGCCAGTTGTACTGCCCGGGAAAGCGGGAGAGGTGCCCCGGCCGCCGGTGCACGAGCACCCGCCCCTCGGCGTCGCGGCACACGACGGTGGCGACGCGGTGCAGCTGCCGGTCGCGGATGGCCGCAGCGCGCTCGACGACACCGATGACGCGGTCGTCCTCATCCACGTGGTCCACGAACTCGCTCATCCCCACCGTCCCCTCCTCAAGCCCTCAGCCTTGCGCCCCCCGCTGCGCGCACACCGCCGCACGGGGCGCCCCGCCCGCCGTGTCGAGATCCGCGAGCCACGACATGGTCTCAGTGTCCCGCCCCGGCAGCGCGAGGTCTCCGCCGACCCATGCGCGGGGCCCCGAAAGCCGACGCCGCAGCAAGCCCGGCGAGCGGGGAGGAGCGGGAAGCAGGGCAGAGTCCCTTCAGCGCACCGACCGCGCCGCCCACTCCAATACCGGAGCCATCCCGTCCGGTTCTGGCCAGCCGTTCACCACCGCCAGCAGTCGCAGGTAGCGGTCGCGGCGGGGGTCGTTCATCGCGGCGAGATGGTCCGCCAGGCGGGACCTCAGTTCCGGGCCGTCGGCCCGTCCGACGGTGCGCGCGTAGTGCCCCGCCAACGTGGACCCGATCGCCGTGCCCTCCGCGGAGGCGGGATCGACTCCGGCTGCCAGCGCCGGTTCCACCAGGGAACGTACGGCTTCCGCGAGAATCCGGGGAAGCGCGAGTCCGTCGCCGTCCGGGGCACGGTCCGAGGCCAGGTTCCGGGCCATTCCGTTCACGCTCGTCCGGAAGTCCGCGTCCTGGAAGAGTTCCGCGAGCTCCACCCACGCCTCGATCTGCTCCGTCGACGGGTCGTCGGGCAGGGCAGGGGTCATGGAGCGGATGACCGCGCCGAAGGCAGGGTGGGCGTGCAGTCCCTCGAAGGCGGCGTCGAGGAACTCCGCGGTCATCCGGCGCCGTTCCTCCTCGGAGAGCTTCGCAAGGCGGTGCATGAGTTCCAACTCCTCTGCTTCCGCCCCGCGCCGCGCCACAGCGGTGAGTACCGCCCGGCGCAGTCGCAGGGTCCGGATCTGTACGTCGATGGCTTTCGCGTGCGCCGCCGCGACCTCGGGGAGGGCGGCTTCCCGGTCCAGGACCGTACGGATGGTGGGCAGGTCGAGGCCCAGTTCGCGCAGGGTGCGGACGAGTTCGAGGCGGGCGACGGCCTCCGCGCCGTACAGCCGGTAGCCGTTCGTGCCCCGGCTCGTGGGGACGACGATCCCGGCGTCGGAGTAGAAGCGGATGGTCCTGACCGGGAGGCCGGTGCGGCGGGCCAGCTCGCCGATGGGGTGGAGGGGGTCGTCGGTGGTGCCGTTGTCCATGAGGTTCAGCTTGGCGTCTCCACCGGGTGGAGACTCAAGGGCCCCGTCCGGTCCGCTATCCCGCGTCCGTCACCCAGCTCGACTTGTCGACATGCGGGCCGATCACCAGGTGCGGGCACGCCCGGTCCAGTGCGTTCTGGAGGATGCCCGGGTCATTCGCGGGGCGGGTTAATCCGGTGCGGGTGCGGTACGTCCGGCCCGCCACACGCAGTTCGAGGATGTGGTCGGCGCTGCTGTCCACCGACCGGTACCCCACCGTGAGCGGGCGCACCGTCGTCACCGAGTCGAGCGGGCGGACGATCCGCCTGCCGTTGTTCCGGACCAGGACCAGTACGCCCGGTGGCCCCTGCCGGATCTCCGCCGACACCACCGCGCGCCGGTCACGCACCCACGGCGGCACCAGCAGGCTCCCCCAGAACACGCCGAACACCCCGCCCAGCACCAGCCCGGCCCACGGCTCCGCCACGGTGACCCCTGCCACCATCACGACGTGCAGGAGCGTGATGACGACGCCCCCGTCGCCGCCCCGCTGCTTCGTGTGTTGACTGCGGTACGTCTCCCAGCGGAAGACACCGGGCTCCGCGTCCCTCGGCTCTGCCACTTCCTCGGTCACCGGCCCAGCATGGCGGCGGGGGACGAAAGCCGGAAGGGGTGGGGCGGGATGAAGTCCGTTGAGTGGAAGGCCCGTTGAGCCTCGAACGGCTACTCGGCGATTCCCCGCTCGAAGCCCAGCGCCGCGAGCGCTTCCGTCCCCGCCTTCGCGTGCGCGCCCCCCGCCAGGAGCAGGGTCCGCGCCGCCTGGTAGCGACAGCCCGCCGCCTCGAAGGCCCGTGCCGTGTCCAGCAGGCGCGGGACGTCGCCCGCGAGCAGCGCCGCCGCCCTGTCCACCTGCGCCGACGCCACCGGATTGCCCTCGACCACCCGACGGGCGGCGGCGATCCGCGCTCCGGCCTCCGGGTGTCCGGCGAGCACGGCCGCCTCGGCGCGCAGGGCCACGTACCAGTGCAGCCAGATCCACGACACCCACTTCCACACCTCCTCGGGCTCCGCCTCGACCCGTTCCCTGGCGGCGTCCGCCTCGCCCCGGTGGAGCAGGAGCATCGCGTCGAAAACCGCGCCGTAGCCGTGGCGGTATTCCCGTGCGGTGCCCGCGTCGTCGACCAGGGCGAGCCACGTCGTACGGGCGTCCTCGTCGCCGCGCAGGCCGTGGACCATCGCGGTCGCGGCGGCGGCGGGGCCGAGGGAGAAGGAGCGCTGGCGTCCGCTCTGTTCCCAGGCGTCGAGGAACCTGGTGCCGCCGGTGAGCACGCCCTCGGCGTTGCCCGCGAACGCGTCCGCGACCAGCAGCCAGGACGTGGCGTAGTGGCCCACTTCGGCGAGCATGGGCAGGGCGGCGAGCCGCTCGCCCCAGCGGCGGGCCGCCGGGAGATCGCCGACGCCGACGGCGGTGGCGGCGGCCATGGCGAGTGCGTCGGTCAGTTCGTGTGCGCTCGCTGGGGTACGGCGTGCTGCCGCGAGGACGTCGATACGGTGCCGGGCCGCGGCGGCGGCCCCGAAGCTCTCGCCCGCCCAGGTGCGGGCACCCGAGAGGGCATCGAGGGCGGCGGACTCGGCCACCCGGTCGCCCCCGGCGCGGGCGAGGGCGACGGCCCGTTCGGCGTAACCGACCGTCTCCTGGGCGGTGTTGTCCGCGTCGCCCTGCACGGCGCCGAAGGCGTCGGCGAGCACTGCCGCCTCGGCGAGCGCGATTCCGGCGGAGGCGGTGGGGTCGGGGATGCCGAATGACTCGACAAATTCAGCGGGCTCACCGAGCTGGGCAGACGCTCCGGACCGGGACGACTCCCCGGACCGGGCCGACTCGGCCAGCGTCCTCGCCTCCGCGAGCAGCGCGGTGGCCTCCTGCACCGAGGGCAGCCGCGCGAACTCACTGGAGAAGCGGTACGCGACCGTCGCCGCTGCCGCGAGATCACGGGCCGCACCAGCCCTGTCCCCGGCCCGCCGGGCCGCCTCCCCGGCGGCGACGTGCAGCCGGTACATGTCGTCCCCGTGCCGTCGGCACCCGGCGACCCCGGCAGCATGCCGCAGCGCATCGGCCCCGGCCCCGACCCCAGCCCCAGCCCCAGCCCCAGCCCCGACCCCGGCCGACTCCTCCGCCAGCTCCGCCGCCTGCTCGTAGCGCTGCTGGGACTCCCCCAGCAGGTTCCGCGCGAAGGTCAGCTCCGCCAGCCGCAGCGCGAGCCCCTGCGCGTCCCGCCTTCGGCCCGGTTCGCCGACGGCCCAGTCCAGGGCCGCCCGCAGGTCTCCGGCCAGGGCGTCGAAACCGGCCCGCCAGTCCGCCCCTTCGTCCGTCGCGCCGAGCGCCTCGGCACCCGCCAGGCACCACCTCGCATGCCGGGAACGGACGTTCAGCGTCTCATCGGCCTCGGCGAGGCGCTCCGCACCGTACTGGCGGATGGTCTCCAGGGCCCGGTAGCGGGTGCCGGAGGCGGAGGGGACGACCGTGAGCAGGCTCTGTTCGGCGAGCCTGCCGAGTCCGTCGGCGACCGAAGCCGGGGTCAGCGGGGCAGCGCCCGCCACCTCTCCCGCTGCCTGTGCCGTGAACGGCGCGACGAAGACGGACACGCGGCGCAGGAGCGCCCGGTCCGCCGGTGACAGGAGGTCGTGGCTCCAGTCCAGGGCGGCCCGCACCGAGCGGTGCCGGTCGGCGGCGCGCGGGCCGCCGGACAGGACGCGGAGCTGGTCACCGAGCCCGGCGGTCAGTCCGTCGAGGCCGAGGGTGGGCCAGCGGGCCGCGGCGAGTTCGATGGCGAGCGCCATGCCGTCGAGGCGCTCGCACAGGGCCACGACCCGGCCCCGTACCGTCGGATCGGGCGGAAGGCCGACCGCTGCCGCGCGTTCCATGAAGAGGGTGACCGCCTCGGAGGCGTCGCCGCCGTCCCGGGACAGGGGCGGCACCGGGTACACCCATTCGAACGGCACCAGCAGGCGGGCCCGGCTGGTGGCCAGTACGTGCAGGTGCGGGCACGCCCCGAGCAGGCGTTCCAGGAACGGGCCCACTCCGTCGCGGACCTGCTCGCAGTTGTCCAGTACGAGCAGGGCCCGGCGGTTCGCGAACGTCGACAGGAGCGACTCGTCGATGTCGCGGCCCGGCTGCTCGCCCACGCCGAGGGCGGCGGCCACCGTCGCGCCGATGCGGGCGGGGTCGGTGACCGGGACCAGGTCGACGAACCACACCCCGTCGGTGAAGTGCGCCTCGTCGTCGCCCAGTTGGGCGGCGACCGCCAGGGCGAGGCGGGTCTTGCCGACGCCGCCGGGGCCGACGGCGGTCACCTGCCTGCGCGCCTTCAGCGCCTCGGCCAGCTCCCCGCGTTCCCGCACCCGGCCGACGAAGGCCGTCAGCGGGGCGGGGAGAGCGCGGGCGGGGGCGGGGCCCGCCGCCGCCTCCGTGCGGGCCTGTTCGGCTTCCGTACGGGCCTGCTCGGCCGCGTACCGGGAGAGCGCCCGCCGGTCCGGCACCTCCAGCTTGCGCAGCAGCGAGGAGACGTGCGACTCCACCGTACGTACGGAGATGAACAGGCGGGCGGCTATCTCGGCGTTGCTGAGGAACTCCCCGAGCAGCGCCAGCACTTCGGCCTCACGGGCCGAGACCGCCGGGGGCGAGGGGACCACTGGACTGGGCACGGAGTCATTATCCGTAGCGGCTTCCGTGGTGAGCACGGAGGTGCCCGGGGCCCTCCGCGAGGGAGTCTGTGAGCACGAGGAACGGCCACGGAGAACGGCCGCACCACCACGACCCACAGGAGAAGCCATGACCACCACCGGAATCAAGACCGTCCTGCACCCCGTCTCCGACCTCGCCAAGGCCAAGGCCGTGTACGCCGCGCTGCTGGGCGTCGAGCCGCAGACCGACGCGCCCTACTACGTCGGCTTCGACGTCGCGGGCCAGCACGTCGGCCTGGTGCCCGGCGGCGGCCCGCAGGGGCTGTCCTCGTCCTTGGCCTACTGGCACGTGAGTGACATCGAGGCGAAGGTCGCGGAGCTGACTGCCGCCGGAGCCACCGTGCGGCAGCCCGCGCAGGACGTCGGCGGCGGCCGCCTCGTAGCGACCCTCACCGACCCCGACGGCAACCTCATCGGCGTCCTCCAGGACTGACCGCACCGACGACGGCACCAGCCGTCCGCAGCGCCGACCTCACCACCACCCGCACCGCCGACGTCACCGCCGACCGACAGGAACGAAGGCATCCCATGAGCACCGAAGTACGCTCCCCCGCCCAGCTGAGCACCGAAGTACGCTCCCCCGCCCAGCGCCGTCGCGACACCGAGCACCGGCTCGCCCACGACACCGACGTCTGGGTGGCCAGTGCCTCGGCGGACGGGGTGCCGTACCTGGTCCCGCTCTCCTTCGAGTGGGACGGTGAGACGCTCCTGGTCGCCACCCCCTCGGCCAGTCCGACCGGCCGGAACCTGGCCTCCGGCCGGACGGCCCGGCTGGGCATCGGCCCCACCCGCGACGTGACCATGATCGAGGGCGATGTCGAGGTCCTGGAGCTTGACGCCCTGCCGAAGGAACGCGGTGATCGGTTCTGCGCGCGGACCGGCTTCGACCCCCGGGCGCTGACCACCGCGTACCGCTGGTTCCGTATCACCCCGCGCCGCATCCAGGCATGGCGCGAGGCGAACGAGCTCTCCGGCCGGGTCCTGATGCGCGACGGCCGCTGGCTGGTCTGACGCACCGGGCGATCCTCCGGACCGAAGGCGTGGTCCCTCCGCCACGCGTGGTCACCCGGGCGGCGCGCCCACCTCCGGTTCCGGTTCCGGTGCGGGTTTCGACAGCGTCCGCATCCGCATCCGTACGGCTTCCGTGTCGGCGTCGTTGTGCCGCATCGCCCAGTTCTCCAGGGTCGTGCGGCACGCGTGGTCGAGGTGGTGGACGGTGGTCAGGTCGAGCTCTATGGGGCGGTCCTGGGGCAGCGCCTCCAGCGTTTCCAGGATGCGGGGCAGCCGGAGGAAGGTGGCGTTCCCGGTGAGGGTGACGACCAGCCGGCCACCCGTCAGCTCCCGTACCTGCACATGGACGTGGGAGGTGTCCCAGGCCAGCTTGACGACGGCGAGGGCGAGACCGATGAGGACGCCCTCGAACATGTTGGTCACCACGATCGCGATCGCCGTGGTGGCGAGGACCAACGCCTCACCCCGGTGCGCCCGCGCCAGCGGCACGATGTCCTTGACCGGCAGGAGCTTGAAGCCCGCGTGGATCAGTACGCCCGCGAGGGCGGCGAGCGGGATCACGCCGAGCGCCGCCGGGAGCAGGACGGCGAAGAGCAGCAGCCAGCCGCCGTGCGCGACCCGGGAGAGCCGGGTGCGCGCGCCCGCCTGGACGTTGGCGGAGCTGCGGACGATGACGGCGGTCATGGGCAGGGCGCCGAGGATCCCGCACACCGTGTTGCCGACGCCCTGGGCGAGGAGTTCCTTGTCGTAGTGGGTGCGCGGGCCGTCGTGCATGCGGTCCACCGCCGCCGCGCTGAACAACGACTCGGCGGAGGCGATGAGCGTGAAGGCGAGGACCGTGCCGAGGACGGCGACGCTGCCCAGCGCGGCCAGGTCACCGGCTCCCGGCGGCTGGATGGCGTGGAAGAGGCCCTGGACGGTCACGTTCTCCAGGTTGAGCGGGAGGACGAGGCCGACCGCCGTGGCCAGGGCGACGGCGGCCAGCGGGGCGGGCACGACGCGCACGGCTGCGGGCAGTTTCGGCCACACCACGAGCACGGCGATCGTGCCGAGACCGACGGCCGCCGCGGTGAGCGCGGCGGGTGAGGCGATCGTGTCGGCGACCAGGCCGGGCAGCCCGGCGAACTTGGCGGTCCCGGAGAGGGGCTGGTCGGCCCCGGTCATGCTGTAGAGCTGCCCGAGGATCAGTACGAGACCGATCCCGGCCAGCATCCCCTGCACCACGGACACGGAGATGGCGCGGAACCAGCGGCCGCACTTCAGCAGCCCGAGACCGATCTGGAGCACGCCCGTGAGCAGCACGATCGCGCCGAGCATGCCGAGACCGAAGGCGCGCACGGCCTCGAAGACGAGCACGGTGAGCCCGGCTGCCGGACCGCTGACCTGGAGGGCGCTGCCCGGCAGCAGGCCGACGACGAGGCCGCCGACGATGCCGGTGACCAGGCCGAGTTCGGCGGGGACACCGGAGGCGACCGCCACGCCGACGCACAGCGGCAGGGCGACCAGGAAGACGACGAGTGAGGCGAGGAGGTCCTGTCGGAGCACGCCGGGTTCACGCAGGGCGGAGAAGGGCGCGCGGAAGGAGGAGATGAGGGTGGACTTCACGGTAGGGGTCCTGTCGTGAGAAGCGGGCCGGGCGATCGATGCGCGGCTTTCTCACAGCGGGACGAAGGCGGGCCGCACGCCTGCCGTTCGGGCCTCCCAGGAGGCGGGGCGGTGCACGGTGACGGTGCCCGTGTGGACCTCGTAGTACCAGGCGTGCAGCGTGAGCGTGCCGTCGGCGACGCGCTCGGCTATGCAGGGGTACGCGCGCAGCCGCTCCACTTGCGCGAGCACGTGTGCCTGCACGGCTTCCGCGACGTCGGGCGTGGCCGACGCGGCGGTGCGCACGGCCGCGTCGGGGGCGACGGAGTGCTCCAGCCAGTCGCGTACGGCCGGTACGGCGGACAGGTCCTCGCCCCGTACGAGCGCGCCGACCGCGCCACAGTGCGAATGTCCGCAGACGACGACGTCACGGACGCCGAGCACGCACACCGCGTACTCGATGGTGGCCGCCTCGCCCTGTGGGGGCCGGGCACGGTGGGTGGGGTAGGGGGGTACGACGTTCCCCGCCGTACGGAGTTCGAAGAGCTCGCCCGGACGGGCCCCGGTGATGAGGGCCGGTACGACGCGCGAGTCGGAGCAGGTGATGAACAGGGCTTCGGGTGACTGCCCGGCGCGCAGGGCCTGGAAGGCCGCTGCGTTCCGCGGGTCCGCCACGTGGGTGGCGGCGAAGGAACGGGCGTTGTCGATGAGGGACTTCATGGTGGCCTGCCTCCTGCGTCCTCGCCGTGGGGGGCGGACGCGGTGTGGTCGGGTCGATGGTCTTACGGGAAACAGCCTTCAGGGCTCCCGTGACTCTCACTTTGCCATCACATTAACCTTTGATGACAGACCCTATTCCTGCCAAATTTTGAGTAAATTGCGCCGCTGAGCTGGGAGTTGGTCAAGGTATCAACCGTTGGGCAATGCTCGATCGACAGATCGTGCGACGAAGTGGACACATTCCGCTTACTTTCAGCCCGAGCGGTATTCGAATTCCCGGAAATCGAACAGATGACGGCCGGAAGTCGACTCCGGTCCCGCCCGCACCATTGATCGAT from Streptomyces sp. NBC_00237 carries:
- a CDS encoding CGNR zinc finger domain-containing protein produces the protein MGEARARQRIPEIRDVQTVNAAARLAARWEELDAGSGFAVVPRWPEPDPLLVALGEVAAQGIRLFTGEDWEKVRACPAPGCVLYFVKSPVRREWCTTACGNRVRVARHSRRARSRECGGDDA
- a CDS encoding NUDIX hydrolase, whose amino-acid sequence is MSEFVDHVDEDDRVIGVVERAAAIRDRQLHRVATVVCRDAEGRVLVHRRPGHLSRFPGQYNWLIGGAVDAGESYRAAAEREVEEELGVRVPVRPLFTFLCRGEISPYWLAVHEAVVEGRVSPDPGEVDWYDWLTEGTLREVMREWPFVSDGLEVFRRYEREGGARSA
- a CDS encoding MerR family transcriptional regulator, whose product is MDNGTTDDPLHPIGELARRTGLPVRTIRFYSDAGIVVPTSRGTNGYRLYGAEAVARLELVRTLRELGLDLPTIRTVLDREAALPEVAAAHAKAIDVQIRTLRLRRAVLTAVARRGAEAEELELMHRLAKLSEEERRRMTAEFLDAAFEGLHAHPAFGAVIRSMTPALPDDPSTEQIEAWVELAELFQDADFRTSVNGMARNLASDRAPDGDGLALPRILAEAVRSLVEPALAAGVDPASAEGTAIGSTLAGHYARTVGRADGPELRSRLADHLAAMNDPRRDRYLRLLAVVNGWPEPDGMAPVLEWAARSVR
- a CDS encoding LuxR C-terminal-related transcriptional regulator codes for the protein MPSPVVPSPPAVSAREAEVLALLGEFLSNAEIAARLFISVRTVESHVSSLLRKLEVPDRRALSRYAAEQARTEAEQARTEAAAGPAPARALPAPLTAFVGRVRERGELAEALKARRQVTAVGPGGVGKTRLALAVAAQLGDDEAHFTDGVWFVDLVPVTDPARIGATVAAALGVGEQPGRDIDESLLSTFANRRALLVLDNCEQVRDGVGPFLERLLGACPHLHVLATSRARLLVPFEWVYPVPPLSRDGGDASEAVTLFMERAAAVGLPPDPTVRGRVVALCERLDGMALAIELAAARWPTLGLDGLTAGLGDQLRVLSGGPRAADRHRSVRAALDWSHDLLSPADRALLRRVSVFVAPFTAQAAGEVAGAAPLTPASVADGLGRLAEQSLLTVVPSASGTRYRALETIRQYGAERLAEADETLNVRSRHARWCLAGAEALGATDEGADWRAGFDALAGDLRAALDWAVGEPGRRRDAQGLALRLAELTFARNLLGESQQRYEQAAELAEESAGVGAGAGAGAGVGAGADALRHAAGVAGCRRHGDDMYRLHVAAGEAARRAGDRAGAARDLAAAATVAYRFSSEFARLPSVQEATALLAEARTLAESARSGESSRSGASAQLGEPAEFVESFGIPDPTASAGIALAEAAVLADAFGAVQGDADNTAQETVGYAERAVALARAGGDRVAESAALDALSGARTWAGESFGAAAAARHRIDVLAAARRTPASAHELTDALAMAAATAVGVGDLPAARRWGERLAALPMLAEVGHYATSWLLVADAFAGNAEGVLTGGTRFLDAWEQSGRQRSFSLGPAAAATAMVHGLRGDEDARTTWLALVDDAGTAREYRHGYGAVFDAMLLLHRGEADAARERVEAEPEEVWKWVSWIWLHWYVALRAEAAVLAGHPEAGARIAAARRVVEGNPVASAQVDRAAALLAGDVPRLLDTARAFEAAGCRYQAARTLLLAGGAHAKAGTEALAALGFERGIAE
- a CDS encoding VOC family protein encodes the protein MTTTGIKTVLHPVSDLAKAKAVYAALLGVEPQTDAPYYVGFDVAGQHVGLVPGGGPQGLSSSLAYWHVSDIEAKVAELTAAGATVRQPAQDVGGGRLVATLTDPDGNLIGVLQD
- a CDS encoding pyridoxamine 5'-phosphate oxidase family protein yields the protein MSTEVRSPAQLSTEVRSPAQRRRDTEHRLAHDTDVWVASASADGVPYLVPLSFEWDGETLLVATPSASPTGRNLASGRTARLGIGPTRDVTMIEGDVEVLELDALPKERGDRFCARTGFDPRALTTAYRWFRITPRRIQAWREANELSGRVLMRDGRWLV